In Phlebotomus papatasi isolate M1 chromosome 1, Ppap_2.1, whole genome shotgun sequence, the following proteins share a genomic window:
- the LOC129798750 gene encoding uncharacterized protein LOC129798750, protein MVALFTDGSSGAGYHCPELRLGGSVPLGRYTTVFQAEVTAMLIGIRSLTESDVSDRKINIFSDSRAALLSISGNNSRSSLVLECRKMVEAVSLTREIDLHWVPGHCGIAGNEEADRLAVAGAKTEFIGPEPAVGVSPQMKKTIIGVDLLAQHQTVWAATGNCRVSRLFMPLVDRKRTEYLVSSNRCEARKFADLLTGHCLNKHLNRLGVECNPTCGGCNNAEETVLHYVCPSLYNTRRALLGKVVLNWNDLPKLKPACLMEFIRRTGWLNTQNPGRVGENMIRKEDGAAEAEAGAEGVWMDAALLPPE, encoded by the exons ATGGTAGCGCTCTTCACCGACGGCTCCTCTGGAGCCGGGTACCACTGTCCAGAACTCCGACTTGGCGGGTCTGTGCCACTCGGCCGGTATACTACTGTATTCCAGGCTGAGGTTACAGCAATGCTAATTGGGATTCGAAGCCTGACTGAGTCTGATGTTTCTGACAGGAAAATAAACATATTCTCTGACAGCAGAGCTGCTTTACTTTCCATATCAGGAAACAACTCCCGCTCTTCGCTAGTGCTCGAGTGCCGGAAAATGGTGGAAGCGGTCTCACTTACCCGTGAGATCGACCTACATTGGGTACCTGGGCACTGTGGAATTGCGGGTAATGAAGAGGCTGACCGCCTCGCAGTGGCAGGAGCGAAGACCGAATTCATAGGTCCTGAGCCTGCCGTGGGAGTGTCGCCCCAAATGAAGAAAACCATCATTGGGGTGGATTTACTCGCACAACATCAAACGGTCTGGGCGGCTACAGGCAACTGTCGTGTGTCCAGACTGTTCATGCCACTTGTGGACAGGAAAAGGACAGAGTACCTGGTGAGCAGTAACCGCTGCGAAGCGCGGAAGTTTGCTGATCTTCTTACCGGACACTGTCTAAACAAACACCTCAACAGATTGGGTGTTGAGTGTAATCCAACCTGTGGAGGTTGTAACAACGCTGAGGAAACGGTCCTACATTATGTATGTCCCAGCCTTTACAACACCAGACGAGCGCTACTTGGGAAAGTGGTGCTGAACTGGAATGATCTACCAAAATTGAAGCCGGCTTGTCTAATGGAATTTATCCGAAGGACTGGCTGGCTCAATACACAAAACCC cgggcGAGTCGGCGAGAACATGATACGCAAGGAGGATGGAGCGGCTGAAGCTGAGGCTGGAGCTGAAGGTGTATGGATGGACGCCGCCTTGCTGCCCCCagaataa